The following proteins are encoded in a genomic region of Arachis ipaensis cultivar K30076 chromosome B02, Araip1.1, whole genome shotgun sequence:
- the LOC107623773 gene encoding pyridoxine/pyridoxamine 5'-phosphate oxidase 2 isoform X1: MATVAWKQLLLNALESNSHLKHSTFFQLATVGTNGTPSNRTVVFRGFQDNTDNIQINTDARNRKIEELKRCPSAEICWYFTDSWEQFRIHGNIDIIDGVNPDPLKLQFILQQREKSWFANSLRSRSQYLGPNPGLPRLIEQAQPEVSLDPSTGPVDAFCLLILEPDQVDYLNLKSNQRLTFKSVVSAATDKSWVMERVNP, translated from the exons ATGGCGACGGTGGCATGGAAGCAGCTCCTTCTGAACGCTCTTGAATCCAACTCTCATCTCAAGCACTCTACTTTCTTTCAGCTC GCAACGGTTGGAACCAACGGAACACCTTCCAACCGCACCGTTGTTTTCAG AGGATTCCAAGACAACACTGATAACATCCAAATCAACACTGATGCCCGCAATCGCAag ATTGAAGAGCTCAAGCGTTGCCCCTCTGCTGAG atATGCTGGTACTTCACAGATTCTTGGGAGCAATTCCGGATACATGGGAACATAGATATCATTGACGGAGTGAATCCTGACCCACTGAAACTTCAG TTCATACTGCAGCAAAGAGAGAAATCATGGTTTGCGAATTCACTGAGATCAAGGTCACAATATTTAGGGCCGAACCCTGGACTTCCGCGTCTAATCGAGCAAGCACAGCCAGAAGTATCTTTAGATCCTTCTACCGGTCCAGTTGATGCTTTTTGTCTGCTGATCCTAGAACCAGATCAG GTTGATTACTTGAATCTGAAGAGTAATCAGAGGCTCACTTTCAAATCAGTTGTTAGTGCTGCCACAGAC
- the LOC107623773 gene encoding pyridoxine/pyridoxamine 5'-phosphate oxidase 2 isoform X2, which produces MATVAWKQLLLNALESNSHLKHSTFFQLATVGTNGTPSNRTVVFRGFQDNTDNIQINTDARNRKIEELKRCPSAEICWYFTDSWEQFRIHGNIDIIDGVNPDPLKLQQREKSWFANSLRSRSQYLGPNPGLPRLIEQAQPEVSLDPSTGPVDAFCLLILEPDQVDYLNLKSNQRLTFKSVVSAATDKSWVMERVNP; this is translated from the exons ATGGCGACGGTGGCATGGAAGCAGCTCCTTCTGAACGCTCTTGAATCCAACTCTCATCTCAAGCACTCTACTTTCTTTCAGCTC GCAACGGTTGGAACCAACGGAACACCTTCCAACCGCACCGTTGTTTTCAG AGGATTCCAAGACAACACTGATAACATCCAAATCAACACTGATGCCCGCAATCGCAag ATTGAAGAGCTCAAGCGTTGCCCCTCTGCTGAG atATGCTGGTACTTCACAGATTCTTGGGAGCAATTCCGGATACATGGGAACATAGATATCATTGACGGAGTGAATCCTGACCCACTGAAACTTCAG CAAAGAGAGAAATCATGGTTTGCGAATTCACTGAGATCAAGGTCACAATATTTAGGGCCGAACCCTGGACTTCCGCGTCTAATCGAGCAAGCACAGCCAGAAGTATCTTTAGATCCTTCTACCGGTCCAGTTGATGCTTTTTGTCTGCTGATCCTAGAACCAGATCAG GTTGATTACTTGAATCTGAAGAGTAATCAGAGGCTCACTTTCAAATCAGTTGTTAGTGCTGCCACAGAC